A single genomic interval of Antechinus flavipes isolate AdamAnt ecotype Samford, QLD, Australia chromosome 1, AdamAnt_v2, whole genome shotgun sequence harbors:
- the LOC127545723 gene encoding carbonic anhydrase 15-like, with translation MRPPGVPLAWLSLLKLVQAAADGSWCYNSQNPLCGPSHWKDIAHICGGSSQSPIDIDRHQAKPDRALGPFVFEGYDSAPPGPWRLLNDGHTVLLSLEGPWGPERGQPSIRGGGLPHVYRALQLHFHWGDPTANGSEHTLDGQRQPMEMHVVHMNTRYQSLGEARGHPGGLAVLAFFFKVQAEDNNNYHTIVTGLKNISHQGQSVELASTFRLDKLLPSRARLSRYYRYSGSLTTPGCDEVVLWTVFEEPVPIGRAQLAQFVSTLQASPPGARPVNMTNNFRPVQPLGARRVLASRDVTASGAPDFSLPTETWVLICLLLSMGPGSGRTL, from the exons ATGAGGCCCCCCGGAGTGCCGCTCGCTTGGCTGTCTCTGCTCAAGCTTGTCCAGGCAGCCGCCGATG GCTCTTGGTGCTATAATTCCCAGAATCCCCTGTGTG GCCCCTCACACTGGAAGGACATCGCCCACATCTGCGGGGGCTCATCCCAATCTCCCATTGACATTGACCGGCACCAAGCGAAGCCGGACCGGGCTCTGGGCCCTTTTGTATTTGAAGGATATGACTCGGCACCCCCGGGCCCATGGCGGCTTCTGAACGACGGACACACAG TGCTGCTGAGCCTGGAGGGGCCCTGGGGCCCGGAGCGGGGCCAGCCGAGCATCCGGGGCGGGGGCCTGCCCCACGTCTACCGCGCTCTGCAGCTCCACTTCCACTGGGGCGATCCCACGGCCAACGGCTCCGAGCACACCCTGGATGGGCAGCGCCAGCCTATGGAG ATGCACGTGGTGCACATGAACACCCGCTACCAGAGTCTGGGGGAGGCCCGGGGCCATCCCGGAGGCCTGGCCGTGTTAGCCTTCTTCTTCAAG GTGCAGGCCGAGGACAACAACAACTACCACACCATTGTGACCGGGCTGAAGAACATTTCTCACCAGG GGCAGTCGGTGGAACTGGCGTCGACCTTCCGCCTGGACAAGCTGCTGCCCAGCCGGGCCCGGCTCTCCCGCTACTACCGCTACTCCGGGTCCCTGACCACGCCGGGCTGTGACGAGGTCGTGCTCTGGACCGTCTTCGAGGAGCCCGTCCCCATCGGCAGGGCCCAG CTGGCCCAGTTTGTGTCCACCCTTCAGGCCAGTCCCCCGGGGGCTCGGCCCGTCAACATGACCAACAACTTCCGCCCGGTGCAGCCCCTCGGGGCCCGGAGGGTCCTGGCTTCCCGCGACGTCACGGCCAGCGGAGCCCCGGACTTCTCCCTCCCGACAGAGACGTGGGTCCTGATCTGCCTGCTCCTGAGCATGGGGCCGGGCTCCGGGAGAACGCTCTGA